A single genomic interval of Chiloscyllium punctatum isolate Juve2018m chromosome 35, sChiPun1.3, whole genome shotgun sequence harbors:
- the LOC140459813 gene encoding probable G-protein coupled receptor 139 — MANLIAIAILSRGPCGLSRCITYYLVAIAVSDFIVIITAVVLNRIGRIYFRDSYLSTTLACRLGAVLVRCSRDGSVWLTVAFTFDRFVAICCQRLKAKYCKGKTASLVIGIIYALSSIKNVPFYFIYQPLYTVNGVGRFCDFRVTFYTWPIWQVYEWLDHTLTPFLPFLLILLLNNLTVRHILAASRARRRLRGADNRGDMEMANRKKSIVLLFTISISFLLLWASYLGHFLYVRVTGDGYFSGLDFNDPRYIVQEMVNMLQLISSCNNVFIYAVSQNKFREEIKKVLVCPFTAGFKQEKVRREKC, encoded by the exons ATGG CAAACTTGATAGCAATTGCAATCCTCTCCCGAGGACCGTGTGGACTTTCCCGGTGCATCACCTATTACTTGGTGGCAATAGCAGTGAGTGACTTCATTGTCATCATTACCGCTGTTGTCCTGAACCGGATTGGACGCATTTACTTTCGCGACAGTTACCTGTCCACAACGCTTGCTTGCAGACTCGGTGCAGTTCTGGTCCGTTGCAGCCGGGATGGTTCAGTCTGGTTGACCGTGGCCTTCACCTTCGACCGCTTtgtagccatttgttgccagagatTGAAGGCCAAATACTGCAAGGGGAAAACTGCATCGTTGGTGATTGGAATAATCTATGCCTTGAGCTCTATCAAGAACGTCCCTTTCTACTTCATCTATCAACCTTTGTATACTGTGAATGGAGTGGGCAGGTTTTGTGACTTTCGAGTGACCTTCTATACTTGGCCAATCTGGCAAGTCTATGAATGGTTGGACCACACATTAACACCTTTTCTACCATTCTTGCTCATCCTGCTTCTGAACAACTTGACCGTAAGGCACATCTTAGCAGCGAGTAGAGCACGCAGGAGGCTCCGTGGTGCCGACAATCGTGGGGATATGGAGATGGCCAATCGCAAGAAGTCCATAGTCTTGCTCTTCACAATCTCCATCAGCTTCCTCCTCTTGTGGGCAAGCTATCTCGGGCATTTTCTCTACGTGCGAGTTACAGGTGATGGTTACTTCTCTGGCCTGGATTTTAATGACCCACGGTACATCGTTCAAGAGATGGTTAATATGCTTCAGTTGATCAGTTCCTGCAACAACGTCTTTATATACGCAGTTTCCCAGAACAAGTTCCGAGAGGAGATAAAGAAGGTGCTGGTGTGTCCTTTCACTGCTGGGTTTAAACAGGAAAAAGTGAGAAGAGAGAAATGTTAG